From the genome of Nicotiana sylvestris chromosome 2, ASM39365v2, whole genome shotgun sequence, one region includes:
- the LOC104217633 gene encoding asparagine synthetase [glutamine-hydrolyzing] — MCGILALLGCSDDSQAKRVRVLELSRRLKHRGPDWSGIYQHGDFYLAHQRLAIIDPASGDQPLFNQDKTIVVTVNGEIYNHEKLRNLMPNHKFRTGSDCDVIAHLYEEYGENFVDMLDGVFSFVLLDTRDNSFLAARDAIGITPLYIGWGLDGSVWISSELKGLNGDCEHFEVFPPGHLYSSKNGGFRRWYNPQWFSEAIPSNPYDPLVLRRAFENAVIKRLMTDVPFGVLLSGGLDSSLVASVTARYLAGTKAAKQWGAQLHSFCVGLEGSPDLKAAREVADYLGTVHHEFTFTVQDGIDAIEDVIYHIETYDVTTIRASTPMFLMSRKIKSLGVKMVISGEGSDELFGGYLYFHKAPNKEEFHVETCHKIKALHQYDCLRANKATSAWGLEARVPFLDKEFINVAMSIDPEWKMIKHDHGRIEKWVLRKAFDDEEQPYLPKHILYRQKEQFSDGVGYSWIDGLKAHAEQHVTDRMMLNAAHIFPHNTPTTKEAYYYRMIFERFFPQNSARLTVPGGPSIACSTAKAIEWDASWSNNLDPSGRAAIGVHNSAYDDHLPDVGNGNLDTTIIDNVPRMVGVGAAAELTIRS, encoded by the exons ATGTGTGGAATCTTGGCTTTGTTGGGTTGTTCAGATGATTCTCAGGCCAAAAGGGTTCGAGTTCTTGAGCTCTCTCGCAG GTTGAAGCATCGTGGACCAGATTGGAGTGGGATATATCAACATGGTGATTTTTACTTAGCACATCAACGTTTAGCAATTATCGATCCTGCTTCTGGTGATCAGCCTCTGTTTAATCAAGATAAGACGATTGTTGTTACA GTCAATGGAGAGATTTACAATCATGAGAAACTTCGTAATCTTATGCCTAATCACAAGTTCAGAACTGGAAGTGATTGTGATGTTATTGCACATCTT TATGAAGAATATGGAGAAAATTTTGTGGACATGTTGGATGGGGTGTTCTCTTTTGTATTGTTGGATACGCGCGATAACAGCTTTCTTGCTGCTCGTGATGCAATTGGAATTACTCCCCTATATATTGGTTGGGGACTTGATG GCTCTGTGTGGATTTCATCTGAGCTAAAAGGATTAAATGGTGACTGTGAACATTTTGAAGTTTTCCCTCCCGGTCACTTGTACTCGAGCAAGAATGGCGGGTTTAGGAGATGGTACAATCCTCAATGGTTCTCTGAGGCTATTCCATCAAATCCTTACGACCCCTTAGTTTTGAGACGTGCCTTCGAAAAT GCTGTTATCAAACGATTGATGACCGATGTCCCCTTTGGTGTTCTGCTCTCCGGGGGACTTGATTCGTCTTTGGTTGCTTCTGTCACTGCTCGCTACTTGGCTGGAACAAAAGCTGCTAAGCAATGGGGAGCACAGCTTCATTCCTTCTGTGTTGGTCTCGAG GGCTCACCAGATCTCAAGGCTGCAAGAGAAGTTGCTGACTATTTGGGAACCGTTCACCACGAGTTCACCTTCACAGTTCAG GATGGAATTGATGCTATTGAAGATGTTATTTACCATATCGAGACATACGATGTAACAACGATCAGAGCAAGCACTCCTATGTTCCTTATGTCGCGTAAGATTAAATCACTGGGAGTTAAGATGGTCATATCAGGGGAAGGCTCAGATGAACTGTTTGGCGGCTATTTGTACTTCCACAAGGCTCCGAACAAGGAAGAATTCCATGTGGAGACATGTCACAAG ATAAAAGCGCTTCACCAATACGACTGTTTGAGAGCAAATAAGGCAACATCAGCATGGGGCTTAGAAGCTAGAGTACCATTTCTGGATAAAGAGTTCATCAACGTTGCTATGAGTATCGATCCTGAATGGAAGATG ATTAAACACGATCATGGTAGGATCGAGAAGTGGGTTCTTAGGAAGGCTTTTGATGATGAGGAGCAACCCTATCTCCCAAAG CATATTCTGTACCGGCAGAAAGAACAATTCAGTGATGGCGTAGGCTATAGTTGGATCGATGGACTCAAAGCACATGCTGAACAACAT GTGACTGATAGGATGATGCTTAATGCTGCACATATCTTCCCTCACAACACTCCAACTACAAAGGAAGCATACTATTACAGGATGATTTTCGAGAGGTTCTTCCCACAG AATTCAGCAAGGCTAACTGTTCCTGGAGGACCGAGTATAGCTTGCAGCACAGCTAAAGCTATTGAGTGGGATGCTTCGTGGTCGAACAACCTTGATCCTTCCGGTAGGGCTGCAATCGGTGTACATAACTCGGCTTATGACGATCATCTCCCCGATGTTGGTAATGGGAATTTGGACACAACGATCATCGATAATGTGCCGAGGATGGTAGGAGTGGGTGCTGCTGCAGAGCTCACAATAAGGAGCTAG